A genomic window from Salvia miltiorrhiza cultivar Shanhuang (shh) chromosome 5, IMPLAD_Smil_shh, whole genome shotgun sequence includes:
- the LOC131026177 gene encoding uncharacterized protein LOC131026177, with translation MIFERLRKHQLKMNPLKCAFGVKSGKFLGFIVRHQGIEIEQAKIDAILKIPEPRNIHDLKSLQGKLAYLRRFISNLAGRCQPFSRIMKKSIPFEWDESCRNAFKNIKSYLMQPPVLAAPVPGRPLILYIAAQERSMGALLAQENEGGKENALYYLSRTMTPNELKYAPIEKLCLALIFSIQKLKHYFQAHTVRLVSKANPLKFVMSRPVLSDRLARWYLQLQQFEIVYVPQKAVKGQVLADFLADHPIPAEWELSDDLPDEDALVIDVALPWWMFFDGASHKEGAGAGIVFVTPERQVLPFSFTLTENCSNNVAEYQALILGLEMALNMQQSHLKVYGDSKLVVNQILGLYEVKKPELLPYVKYARKIIEWLGDVEIEHVPRSENKQADALAKLASTIAMISGEIQIPVCERWVIPPIFEEEKCEEIESHLVEVFEIEEEDWRQLLVDYLKYDKLPNDPRRRVDIRRRATRFIFFKGTLYRRSFDGVFLRCLSNEEAAKAMEEAHSGICGAHQSGPKLHFRIKRMGYYWPTMVKDCQDYAQRCQACQFHANLIHQPPEPLHLTVASWPFDA, from the coding sequence ATGATTTTTGAGCGACTGAGAAAGCATCAGTTGAAAATGAATCCATTAAAATGCGCATTTGGCGTCAAATCCGGCAAGTTTCTTGGGTTCATTGTTCGCCATCAGGGGATAGAAATTGAACAAGCAAAGATTGATGCCATACTAAAAATACCCGAACCTCGAAATATTCATGACCTGAAAAGTTTGCAAGGGAAGTTAGCATACTTACGAaggtttatttcaaatttagctGGAAGGTGTCAACCATTTAGCCGAATTATGAAGAAGAGTATACCATTCGAGTGGGATGAGTCATGTAGAAATGCTTTCAAGAACATCAAATCTTACTTGATGCAGCCTCCTGTATTAGCAGCACCTGTGCCAGGACGCCCCTTGATTTTATATATTGCTGCTCAAGAACGATCCATGGGAGCTTTGCTTGCGCAAGAGAATGAAGGTGGAAAAGAGAATGCATTATACTACTTGAGCAGGACAATGACACCAAATGAGTTGAAATATGCTCCAATTGAGAAGCTGTGTTTGGCATTGATTTTCTCTATCCAGAAGCTTAAGCATTATTTTCAAGCTCACACTGTCCGCCTCGTATCTAAGGCAAACCCTTTAAAGTTTGTGATGTCCAGACCTGTTCTATCTGACAGACTTGCACGTTGGTACCTCCAACTGCAAcaatttgagattgtgtatgttCCTCAAAAGGCTGTGAAGGGACAAGTGTTGGCAGACTTCTTAGCAGACCACCCAATTCCTGCTGAATGGGAGCTAAGTGATGACCTCCCGGATGAAGATGCACTTGTAATCGATGTCGCCCTACCATGGTGGATGTTTTTCGATGGAGCATCTCATAAAGAAGGTGCTGGTGCCGGGATCGTGTTCGTGACACCAGAGCGTCAAGTGCTGCCATTTTCCTTCACTCTAACTGAGAATTGCTCTAACAATGTAGCAGAATATCAAGCTCTGATCCTCGGTTTGGAAATGGCGTTGAATATGCAACAATCTCACCTCAAGGTATATGGTGATTCTAAATTGGTGGTTAATCAAATACTTGGATTGTATGAAGTAAAGAAACCTGAATTATTGCCATACGTCAAGTATGCTCGCAAGATCATTGAGTGGCTTGGAGATGTGGAAATCGAACATGTTCCAAGAAGTGAAAATAAGCAAGCAGATGCCTTGGCTAAACTCGCGTCTACCATAGCTATGATCAGTGGCGAAATTCAAATTCCAGTGTGTGAAAGATGGGTTATACCACCTATTTTTGAAGAAGAGAAATGCGAAGAAATTGAAAGTCATCTCGTTGAGGTCTTCGAAATTGAGGAGGAAGATTGGCGCCAGCTGTTGGTCGATTACTTGAAGTATGATAAATTACCAAATGATCCACGTCGAAGGGTTGACATCCGACGACGCGCCACTCGTTTCATTTTCTTCAAAGGGACGCTTTATAGGAGGTCTTTTGATGGAGTATTTCTCAGGTGCCTAAGTAATGAGGAAGCTGCTAAAGCCATGGAAGAGGCGCATTCTGGCATTTGCGGTGCTCACCAGTCAGGTCCAAAGCTGCACTTCCGAATCAAGAGGATGGGCTACTACTGGCCAACCATGGTGAAAGATTGTCAAGATTATGCACAAAGATGTCAAGCTTGCCAATTTCATGCAAACCTCATCCATCAGCCGCCCGAACCACTACACCTCACGGTTGCGTCCTGGCCTTTTGATGCCTAG
- the LOC131025397 gene encoding uncharacterized protein LOC131025397 — translation MVVFKDIAVKGQDYLLILSDDEQETEMGMHLRVFPALIGHYVKPWPKLLNSLYQSEWTSEISLNKASKAHTLHPARPWQSKESNFLLTLRRRIIDKDAKWGRVTSFRGEFHFFEGYWEWTEDILSRCGNELRVVGIYDAVYASLFTYDCQPEMVKAFCEAWCPATNTILTSSGEMSISLWDLQYLSGLPCTGTLYDEVEPCAKEILGKDQFGNPFIPLSCRYLLSAYYSLKHRDDKDPKSSVSIDEWIKFWSKKASKYSHPPARRAKKSQRPKSTHNPSGSFEAHQSWSSEERAPFIELDASDKYHTTMYLAAHIACWLCIFVFPDGDAMSIRPTSFKMASLMACKQKVALTAPVLASIYKGLNTISNSMEPSLVPVTLPFHFIYGWIALYFNTHIPLPRSLGVARMTLYSGEGAAKYYLPVACRERIQSYNSIRWNCTTFTKEDDIFYVDGENTREIEQCFFMAIRSSFLVRRLDDHFIVESYGPHRFSRQFGYYQIVPSSLTQNIRRTSLEEGLNLWRMCLLHRSRSRACFPRSSLDMKIHCSVDYKTWWDMTYRFSSENKISSPAHITFKRKDQEEAINSKDGKRKVVSTTLIADSGSSNSERNWKKKRIAGSSKPAEGHIEEEPTLVDVDVNKTLKEVFGNNLEKGSPIDCVSIESNKSNEIPCLAKQSRPRPMPSCGAPSEFNATRMIDDELKSCCRIIWGKLRDKVERTKVEFLSALEDEIRSGLSRMKIICGLDLSNLEDSIDELFSKATTFDKVRSASHEINEGHTLKVREVKVCLQEKFAKEKKDAANCDALKADLDELEKRKKELLVSLEQRSLILKTTRGEVKVLKEDLAKLEEASRNDEVLKNLEALKLSLESMQQILRDQDPFA, via the exons ATGGTGGTCTTCAAAGATATTGCGGTCAAGGGTCAAGACTATTTGCTGATTTTGAGTGATGATGAGCAAGAGACGGAAATGGGCATGCATCTAAGAGTATTTCCGGCATTGATAGGCCACTATGTGAAACCTTGGCCCAAACTTTTGAATTCTCTATATCAGTCGGAATGGACCAGCGAGATCAGTTTGAACAAAGCGTCGAAGGCTCATACATTGCATCCGGCCCGTCCTTGGCAAAGCAAGGAATCCAATTTTCTATTGACTTTGAGGCGAAGGATCATCGATAAAGATGCCAAATGGGGAAGGGTTACAAGCTTTCGTGGGGAATTTCATTTCTTTGAAGGCTATTGGGAGTGGACTGAAGATATCCTTAGCCGCTGCGGGAATGAACTCCGAGTTGTTGGTATCTATGATGCAGTTTATGCCTCTCTTTTCACTTATGATTGCCAGCCCGAGATGGTTAAAGCGTTCTGTGAAGCTTGGTGTCCTGCGACGAACACCATTCTCACTTCATCTGGCGAGATGTCTATTTCTCTATGGGATTTACAGTATCTATCAGGGCTTCCGTGTACCGGGACACTGTATGATGAGGTTGAACCCTGCGCGAAAGAGATTCTCGGCAAAGATCAGTTTGGCAACCCGTTCATTCCCTTGAGTTGTAGATATTTACTCTCTGCTTACTATTCTCTTAAGCATCGTGATGACAAGGATCCTAAGAGCTCAGTTTCTATCGATGAATGGATCAAATTTTGGTCGAAGAAAGCTTCAAAGTATTCTCATCCTCCTGCTCGCAGGGCAAAGAAATCTCAACGCCCCAAATCGACTCATAATCCGAGTGGTTCATTTGAAGCGCATCAATCATGGTCTTCTGAAGAAAGGGCTCCATTCATCGAGCTTGATGCTAGTGACAAGTATCACACCACTATGTACTTGGCAGCTCATATAGCTTGCTGGTTGTGTATCTTTGTTTTTCCAGATGGTGACGCCATGTCGATTAGACCAACCTCTTTCAAAATGGCAAGTTTGATGGCGTGCAAACAGAAAGTTGCCCTTACAGCTCCAGTTCTAGCCAGCATCTACAAAGGGTTGAACACTATCTCTAATTCTATGGAGCCTTCTCTTGTCCCGGTGACGCTACCCTTTCATTTCATATATGGTTGGATAGCGCTCTATTTCAATACTCACATTCCCCTTCCAAGAAGCCTTGGTGTCGCCAGGATGACTCTATACTCAGGCGAAGGAGCTGCGAAGTATTATCTGCCTGTTGCGTGCCGCGAACGAATTCAGTCGTACAATTCGATTCGTTGGAATTGTACCACATTCACCAAGGAAGATGACATTTTCTATGTTGATGGTGAAAATACAAGAGAGATTGAGCAATGCTTCTTCATGGCTATTCGCTCGAGTTTTTTGGTTCGCCGGCTGGATGACCACTTCATCGTGGAGTCTTATGGTCCTCACCGCTTCAGCCGTCAATTTGGCTATTACCAAATCGTACCCAGCAGCCTTACTCAGAACATTCGAAGGACGTCTTTGGAAGAAGGTCTCAACCTTTGGCGCATGTGTTTGCTGCACAGATCGCGATCAAGGGCATGTTTTCCCCGATCTTCTTTGGACATGAAGATACATTGTTCAGTCGACTATAAGACTTGGTGGGATATGACGTACAGATTTTCTTCTGAAAACAAAATCTCTTCTCCGGCTCATATCACTTTTAAAAGAAAAGATCAGGAAGAAGCAATCAACTCCAAAGATGGAAAGAGGAAGGTCGTCTCTACCACCCTCATAGCTGATTCTGGTAGTAGCAATTCTGAGCGTAATtggaaaaagaagagaattGCGGGGTCCTCAAAACCGGCCGAGGGTCACATTGAGGAAGAGCCAACTCTAGTGGATGTCGATGTGAACAAG ACTTTGAAAGAAGTGTTTGGAAATAATCTTGAGAAGGGCTCACCAATCGACTGTGTATCCATTGAATCCAATAAGTCAAACGAGATTCCTTGTCTTGCTAAACAATCCCGCCCCCGACCAATGCCATCATGTGGGGCGCCTTCTGAGTTCAATGCCACACGCATGATCGATGATGAACTCAAGTCGTGCTGCAGGATCATCTGGGGAAAGCTTCGTGACAAGGTTGAGAGAACCAAAGTCGAGTTTCTATCGGCGCTTGAAGACGAGATACGGAGTGGCCTTTCCCGTATGAAGATTATTTGTGGTCTTGACCTTTCCAACCTTGAAGATAGTATTGATGAACTATTCTCCAAAGCCACCACTTTTGATAAAGTAAGGTCGGCTTCTCATGagatcaatgaaggccacacaCTCAAAGTTCGAGAGGTCAAGGTTTGCCTTCAAGAGAAGTTTGCCAAAGAGAAGAAGGATGCTGCGAATTGTGATGCTTTAAAAGCGGATCTTGATGAGTTGGAGAAACGCAAGAAAGAATTGTTGGTGTCTTTGGAGCAGCGAAGCCTGATACTCAAGACTACTCGTGGTGAGGTCAAGGTACTCAAGGAAGACCTGGCCAAGCTTGAGGAGGCTTCGAGAAATGATGAGGTCTTGAAGAATTTGGAAGCCTTGAAGCTTTCACTAGAGTCTATGCAGCAGATTTTGAGAGATCAAGACCCTTTTGCTTAG